The Bacillus zhangzhouensis region AAGGCGTTGTTGCTACAGTTTTTTCAAACGAGCAGGTCTTGCTGGAAGCCAAATATTTAGAAAGAACCCCTGCCCATTGTACCTTGTACTCAGGTATTTCAAATACGTACTTAGACAATCTGGCAAAACAGGTGAACCGGAAGCTTGTGAAGTTGTTTGAGCGAGATGATATTGCCATATATAACTCTATTCCAACGGTTGAAGGAATTATCATGATGGCCATTCAGCAAACGGACTATACGATTCACGGGTCTCATGTCGCTGTTCTCGGACTTGGAAGAACAGGACTCACCATTGCCCGCACATTTCGGGCACTAGGTGCAGACGTAAAAGTGGGGGCGGCAGACACAGCACATTTAGCGCGGGCCTTTGAAATGGGGCTTGTCCCTTTTTCAATGGAGCAGTTAAAAGAAGAAGTAACGGACGTTGATATTATCATCAATACCATTCCAAGTCTTGTATTAGATTCATCTGTTATCGTCAGCATGACACCAAAGACACTCATTTTGGATATCGCCTCCCGCCCAGGCGGAACAGACTTTGACTTTGCACAAAAGCACGGAGTGAAGGCACTTCTTGCTCCAGGACTCCCGGGGATTGTTGCACCAAAGACAGCAGGACAAATCATTGCAAAAGTGCTTTCCGGGCTTTTATGTGAACTTGCGGAGGAAAAAAGGGGGATGGAAAAATGACAACATCATTAAAAGGGAAAAGAATCGGCTTTGGTTTAACAGGTTCCCACTGCACGTACGAAGCTGTTTTTCCGCAAATCGAAGCGCTTGTAAAAGAAGGGGCAGAGGTGCGTCCAGTGGTGTCGTACACGGTGCAGAGCACGAATACGAGATTTGGAGATGGAGCCGAGTGGATCGAACGGATTGAGAAGCTGACTGGATTCCAAGCGATTGACTCAATCGTGAAAGCAGAGCCGCTCGGACCTAAACTGCCGCTTGATTGTATGGTCATTGCTCCTTTAACAGGAAACTCAATGGCGAAATTTGCAAATGCTATGACAGACAGTCCTGTTTTAATGGCTGCTAAAGCAACCATACGAAATCATCGGCCTGTCGTTTTAGGTATCTCAACAAATGATGCGTTAGGCTTAAATGGTACAAATTTGATGAGACTGATGTCAACAAAGAATATTTTCTTTATTCCATTTGGTCAGGATGATCCATTCAAAAAACCGACCTCTATGGTCGCAAACATGGATCTGCTTCCTCAAACAGTAGAAGAGGCACTTCAGCTTAGACAAATTCAGCCGATTTTAATTGGACCAAACGAATAATAGATTCACTAGAAAATCATGAAAGATTCAAAAAAGATGCCTCAAGCCTTGCTTTTCTATGGTAAAATAAAATGTAAAAAGTCATAGGATGGCCATCCGAAAGAAATGAATCATGGATGGATCGGAAGGAGTTTTACTGATGGGAAGAGGATTGCATGTAGCTATAGTTGGAGCGACTGGAGCTGTCGGTCAACAAATGTTAAAAACACTAGCTGACAGAGAATTTGAAATGGATACACTTACTCTACTATCCTCAAAACGTTCTGCTGGAACAAAAGTGACATTTAAAGATCAAGAGTACACTGTTCAGGAAGCAACACCTGAAAGCTTTGAAGGAGTGAACATTGCATTATTCAGTGCTGGAGGAAATGTTTCAAAGGCGCTAGCTCCTGAAGCAGTCAAACGAGGGGCGATTGTTGTAGACAACACAAGTGCTTTTCGTATGGACGAAAACATCCCTCTTGTCGTACCAGAGGTAAACGAAAAAGATTTGCATGATCATCAAGGGATCATTGCAAACCCTAACTGTTCAACAATTCAAATGGTAGCGGCATTAGAACCGCTTCGTCAGGCGTATGGAATGAAAAAAGTCATTGTCTCTACGTATCAAGCAGTATCAGGTGCGGGACATGAAGCTATTGACGAACTATACAGCCAATCGCAAGCCATTTTAAATAAAGAAGATGTAACACCAGAAGTCATGCCTTATCAAATTGCATTTAATGCGATTCCGCAAATTGATAAATTCCAAGACAACGGCTATACATTCGAAGAAATGAAAATGATCAACGAAACGAAAAAAATCATGCATATGCCAGAGCTGGAAGTAGCGGCAACATGTGTGAGGCTTCCAATTGAAACGGGTCATTCAGAATCTGTCTACGTCGAACTAGAATCAAATGATGCAACAGTGGAAGATCTCAAATCAATTCTAAAAGATGCACCAGGAATTACGCTGCAAGATGATCCATCTCAGCAAATTTATCCAATGCCTGCAGATGCTGTTGGGAAAAACGACGTATTTGTCGGCCGCATTCGGAAAGATTTGGACCGTCCAAACGGGTTCCATATGTGGATTGTATCTGATAACCTGCTGAAAGGCGCTGCATGGAACTCAGTTCAAATTGCAGAAAGCTTAAAAGCATTAAAATTAGTTTAACATTCAATGGATGATGAGGACGAACAGAAGAGAGTTAGGCATCTTTCGCCTGCTCTCTTCTGTTACGTCAAAATGAACTTGGAGTGAAAACAGTGAAAATAATTGTCCAAAAATTTGGCGGTACATCTGTCAAAGATGATCAAGGTAGAAAAAGGGCACTTGCCCATATTTTATCTGCAAAAGAGAAAGGCTATAAATCGGTTGTCGTCGTTTCTGCGATGGGACGAAAAGGCGATCCCTATGCGACAGATACGCTGCTTGGTCTGCTTTACGGCAGCGCGCAGCATATGACAAACCGAGAAAAAGACTTGCTTGTTTCCTGTGGAGAGAATATCTCAGCTGTTGTGTTTTCAAGTATGCTGAATGAAAACGGTCTAAAGGCTGTAGCGATGACTGGAGCTCAGGCGGGCTTTGTGACAGAT contains the following coding sequences:
- the dpaA gene encoding dipicolinic acid synthetase subunit A; translation: MLSGLTVAVIGGDARQLEIIRKLSQQHAKVFLVGFDQLDHGFIGAEKLKMSELPFEQVDSMILPVSGATDEGVVATVFSNEQVLLEAKYLERTPAHCTLYSGISNTYLDNLAKQVNRKLVKLFERDDIAIYNSIPTVEGIIMMAIQQTDYTIHGSHVAVLGLGRTGLTIARTFRALGADVKVGAADTAHLARAFEMGLVPFSMEQLKEEVTDVDIIINTIPSLVLDSSVIVSMTPKTLILDIASRPGGTDFDFAQKHGVKALLAPGLPGIVAPKTAGQIIAKVLSGLLCELAEEKRGMEK
- the dpaB gene encoding dipicolinate synthase subunit B; protein product: MTTSLKGKRIGFGLTGSHCTYEAVFPQIEALVKEGAEVRPVVSYTVQSTNTRFGDGAEWIERIEKLTGFQAIDSIVKAEPLGPKLPLDCMVIAPLTGNSMAKFANAMTDSPVLMAAKATIRNHRPVVLGISTNDALGLNGTNLMRLMSTKNIFFIPFGQDDPFKKPTSMVANMDLLPQTVEEALQLRQIQPILIGPNE
- the asd gene encoding aspartate-semialdehyde dehydrogenase gives rise to the protein MGRGLHVAIVGATGAVGQQMLKTLADREFEMDTLTLLSSKRSAGTKVTFKDQEYTVQEATPESFEGVNIALFSAGGNVSKALAPEAVKRGAIVVDNTSAFRMDENIPLVVPEVNEKDLHDHQGIIANPNCSTIQMVAALEPLRQAYGMKKVIVSTYQAVSGAGHEAIDELYSQSQAILNKEDVTPEVMPYQIAFNAIPQIDKFQDNGYTFEEMKMINETKKIMHMPELEVAATCVRLPIETGHSESVYVELESNDATVEDLKSILKDAPGITLQDDPSQQIYPMPADAVGKNDVFVGRIRKDLDRPNGFHMWIVSDNLLKGAAWNSVQIAESLKALKLV